A single region of the Stegostoma tigrinum isolate sSteTig4 chromosome 8, sSteTig4.hap1, whole genome shotgun sequence genome encodes:
- the LOC125456255 gene encoding volume-regulated anion channel subunit LRRC8B-like: MFTVTEFKWLTDPQTAYRILKPWWDVFSHYICMVMLLISLLGGTLQIAQNKMLCLPCKVIVNNNCKAPWESNTSTPANKTPVMNGIKNLLDRQQYSYIDAVCYEKELHWFSKFFPYLVLWQTLLLLICSNFWFKYPSTSSRLEHFITILHKCFDSPWTTRALSEAVEISGEKHPYRKSKEVPKVSFSTTTFESKLLVSRVEPNLADANEKTILDRKEGEQAKAIFEKVKKFKAHVEEKDIIYKLYMRQIIIKVIIFIFIISYIPYYIIEMNFDITCKVDIQMFTGYQQYRCVHSLATIFKLLASFYAVLVVLHGSLSVYSLYWMLRRSLKKYSFETVREESSYRDIPDIRNDFAFILHLSDQYDPLYSKRFSVFLSEVSENKLKQINLNLEWTVERLKHKLQKNSQDKTELYLFMLSGLPDAVFELKELETLKLDLLTEAKFQTAMSQLTNLKELHLYHTPTTVDPQALNCLSENLHTLHIKFTDMDKAPRWIFNLKNLTELHLTGNLKMEKNHFVSLSGLENLKNLKALYLKNSLPHIPAIVTGSGLLLNKLSIDNEGTKLTVFNTLKNMVNLTNLELLNCDLERIPHSIFSLYNLREIDLKGNRLKTIEEIISFQHLKWLSCLKLWHNAIAYIPVQIGTLVNLEQLYLNNNRIENIPPQLFLCHKLRLLDFSNNHLTAIGDEISELKHLQHLNVSSNNLETLPNGLFHCLSLRTLLVGKNSLTTLSPLVGDLENLVHLDLVGNQFEFLPAELGKCNLKPGGLVVEDSILNSLPAFVRERLIKNDSEQG; the protein is encoded by the exons ATGTTTACAGTGACCGAGTTCAAATGGTTGACAGATCCTCAGACAGCCTACCGCATTTTAAAGCCATGGTGGGATGTTTTCAGTCATTATATCTGCATGGTGATGCTCTTGATTTCTCTGCTAGGGGGAACGCTCCAAATTGCTCAGAATAAAATGCTATGTCTTCCCTGCAAGGTAATTGTCAACAACAATTGCAAGGCCCCCTGGGAGAGTAATACCAGCACTCCAGCAAATAAAACTCCTGTTATGAATGGGATAAAAAATCTTCTTGACAGGCAACAGTACTCATATATCGATGCTGTGTGTTACGAGAAGGAGCTTCATTGGTTTTCCAAGTTCTTCCCCTACCTGGTGCTCTGGCAGACTCTGCTCCTTTTGAtttgcagcaacttctggttCAAGTACCCCAGCACCAGCTCCAGGCTCGAACACTTCATCACCATCCTCCACAAGTGCTTCGACTCCCCGTGGACGACCCGTGCTCTGTCTGAGGCAGTTGAGATCAGCGGAGAGAAGCACCCTTATCGCAAAAGCAAAGAAGTACCCAAAGTATCTTTCTCTACCACGACTTTTGAATCGAAATTGTTGGTGAGCAGAGTGGAGCCCAACTTAGCTGATGCCAATGAGAAGACTATCCTGGATCGAAAGGAAGGGGAGCAGGCAAAAGCCATCTTTGAAAAGGTGAAGAAGTTCAAAGCACATGTTGAAGAAAAGGACATTATCTACAAGCTGTACATGAGACAGATTATTATCAAAGTCATTATATTCATTTTTATCATTTCATATATTCCCTATTATATTATTGAGATGAACTTTGATATCACTTGCAAGGTTGACATACAGATGTTCACGGGATATCAACAATATCGTTGTGTCCATTCCTTGGCAACAATATTTAAACTCTTAGCATCCTTTTATGCAGTACTGGTTGTGTTACATGGATCTCTTAGTGTCTATAGTCTATATTGGATGCTTAGACGCTCACTGAAGAAATATTCTTTTGAAACTGTTCGTGAGGAAAGTAGCTACAGGGACATTCCGGATATTAGGAATGATTTTGCCTTCATTCTTCACCTTTCAGACCAGTATGATCCATTGTATTCAAAGCGATTCTCAGTCTTCCTTTCAGAGGTCAGTGAAAACAAGTTGAAACAGATTAACCTTAACCTGGAGTGGACAGTAGAGAGGCTAAAGCATAAACTACAGAAGAACTCTCAGGACAAAACAGAGCTGTACCTGTTCATGTTAAGTGGACTCCCAGATGCTGTATTTGAGCTGAAAGAACTTGAAACTCTTAAACTAGATCTTCTAACTGAAGCCAAATTCCAAACAGCCATGTCTCAGCTTACCAACCTTAAAGAGTTACACCTTTACCATACACCAACCACTGTGGACccacaagcactgaattgtttgTCTGAAAATCTGCATACATTGCACATCAAGTTTACTGACATGGATAAAGCCCCACGCTGGATATTTAATCTAAAGAACCTGACAGAACTTCATTTAACTGGTAACTTAAAAATGGAAAAGAATCATTTTGTGTCTTTAAGTGGGCTGGAGAATCTAAAGAATCTAAAAGCACTCTACTTGAAAAATAGCCTTCCtcacattccagcaatagtaacCGGCTCAGGACTCCTCTTAAACAAACTGTCCATTGACAACGAAGGTACCAAACTTACGGTGTTCAATACCTTGAAGAATATGGTAAACCTCACAAACCTTGAACTCCTTAACTGTGACCTAGAGCGCATTCCACATTCTATTTTTAGCTTGTACAATTTACGTGAAATTGATCTGAAAGGCAACAGACTTAAGACAATTGAAGAAATTATTAGTTTCCAGCACCTGAAATGGCTTTCTTGCCTCAAGCTATGGCACAATGCTATTGCATACATACCTGTTCAAATTGGGACACTGGTAAATCTGGAACAGCTGTACCTCAACAATAACAGAATTGAAAACATACCACCTCAACTTTTTTTATGCCACAAATTACGGCTTTTGGACTTCAGCAATAATCACCTGACTGCTATTGGTGACGAAATCAGTGAACTGAAGCATTTACAACATCTTAATGTCTCCAGTAACAAT CTGGAAACCTTACCCAATGGACTATTTCATTGCTTGAGTCTGCGGACGTTGCTTGTGGGAAAGAACAGCCTGACAACACTATCACCTCTAGTGGGTGATTTAGAGAACCTTGTACATTTGGATCTTGTTGGCAACCAGTTTGAGTTCCTGCCTGCAGAATTGGGCAAATGTAATCTTAAACCAGGTGGTCTTGTTGTGGAAGATTCGATCCTTAATTCATTACCCGCATTTGTAAGAGAACGTTTGATAAAAAATGACTCAGAACAAGGGTAA